TCCTCCTCTGTTTTAAAGAACCCTGTTACAGCTTTGCAGTGTCTGTTCTGTCCCTGTGCGGACTACCAGTATGTGAAGGCATGAATTGTGTTACAGGCCAAAGGAAGACATGCTTTTTGCCTGTGGTAACCTGTATTGAGAATTTGTCATTATATTAGATCACATTTGGCCAAAACATCAAAAGGAATTTAGTCTGCCAAAGAATATTACCCACTACAATAAAGGACACAATTTCACCTTCATCtattatgatgatttttgtttggtgctagttttttttaaatgaaaattcaaaattatattacagtatgtattttttatggttATTTCTTTCTCAAATGAAATGTGGAATTACAGTTACAATTTTAGCAGGTCCTGTCTTGTCTACTTTCAATTTTGGTAACAGTTcatatatttccttttttctagGAGATGATCCAGTTAGAGGGCATCCCCAACCTATCGGGTCTGGTCCAAAGCTTTGACCAACAACAGCTAGCCAACTTCTGTCGCATCCTTTCCGTCACCATCTCAGAACCTGATGTAGGAAACGACGACAAGCACACCCTGCTGGCCAAAAACGCACAGCAGAAACGCAATGCTAGCCCCTCTCGTGCAGAGGTCAACCAGGGTAGGTTGTCTTCAGACTACAGAGTGCTGACACCACattgtaatgtattttatgtcattgcATAAGAATGCATCAGTAAATTGTGAACTATGAACTAATACTATTTCTCCAATAGTAACCCTGCTGAACATCCCTGGCTTCATTGAGCGACTGTGTAAGCTGGCCACCAGAAAGGTGTCAGAGGCCACAGGAGCTAACTTCctgcaggagctggaggacTGGTACACATGGCTGGACAATGCTCTGGTCCTGGACGCCCTCATGCAGATGGCTACTGAGGAGGCTGAACAAAGTACAGGTGAGACAACAGTCAGTTGAGCTGCTGATTCCTCACTCTGCTTAAACCCTATAAACTTTTatgttgctcagtgcctttttaaTAACGTTTAGtcatacaaatacagtttattacaAATATCattggaaaagaaaattacaatatGTGCCCCCCAACCACCCAATGTTCTGCTTCAAAAGAGCCTCATCCCCACTGTACCATAGAAAATTGCAAGTTCATATAAACAAATTCAATGTGACATGGAAAGAATAGCTAGATAGATggatgtttatttaaaacaacaacaacaaaaacaaacaacagggATCAATATTACAAGGCTGCAGTGTCAGTATCAAGTCTGTTTTTCTCATGTCTGTTTCTCTCATGTTAAAAAAGATTGCCATACCGCATAAAATCTCTGGGCGCACCCTCTTGTAGAATAGCAAATTTTCTCCAAAGTCAGATGGTTTATAAGGTCTTTAATCCAAAGCTCAAAGGTAGGAGGAAATTCCTCCTTCCATCTAAGCAGTATAACTTTGATCAAGATATTTTTCACCCTCGTCTCCAGAGTCGTCGGATGAGAGTTCCCTCGCCACCAGTCCTCTGAGACATCGCCTGCCTCAGTCCATGAAGATTGTCCATGAGATCATGTATAAAGTGGAGGTGCTTTATGTGCTGTGTGTCCTTCTTATGGGCCGACAGAGGAACCAGGTACTTAACAGAAGCGATTGTTGGGGCTACACAGTTAAAGGAACTGTTCAcccaaagtaaaaaatacatatttttcctctcacctgcagtgctattcatcagtcttagattgttttggtgtgagttgccgagtctTGGGGGTAGCCTTCTCTCCACTATAATACAACTAGATGGCAGTTGGCTTGTTGTGcttgaagtgccaaaaaaataaatttgaaaatgcaacagcaatgtttctctTCAGAAATCAAATCCAGTTatttaagataatccacataCCTTGCAGATAGCAGTTTTATGgaggaactttttttcttttcttttttaccaatCTACACCTGCAAATTGTATAACAGTACAGAAGGAAGTGAAGGAGTTTTTCTCTTGGTTGCTGCAAGTAGAAAAAACTCTCACCCTCCCAGGGTGAGTGCTATGTTCAGAATTCTTAAAAGCAACTCAATAAGcagtaaataactgaatgtccacacaaaatttagaattttgtATTCAAATCTTTTAGCGAATCTTTTCAAGCAAGCAATGAGCAGTTACAgagctctggatcagaaataCCTCTCCCTAGCCGGTAACATCAGCGAGTCAGCCTGCATTCTGACAACCTGTCTTTCCCTGATCcagtattttatactatttacaatgaggaaatgtgaatgaagGTAGAATCATCTTCTGGTTGGTTCCCCTCATCATCTGGCTCCCCATTCAGCGTGGCATTTTCTCTGGATTGGTCAACTTCGAGGACAGTCCCTTTTTAggagttgttttttccttttctgcatgATCTGTTGAACTCAGTCACAGAGACCAGACacccacactgttttttttgtctcatatacacattaaatatttcctcatttttgtctctgtttacaGGTGACCTTAACATGACCCTCCTAAATGACCTATACAGTAGCATTTCAATTCCTCTAACGGTAGTTTCAGCATTCTTACTTCAGTATTCTTGCAGTTGCATAACAATTTTAACCTTGCTTGGACAGATCCTTAAGGGCTCATGTCACATGAAACTTGTTCCCTATCCTAGCATTATAATCACACTTTAGCTGGAATCATTGTTCAGTTACAGAGATTTAGgttacatacttacatactccaacagaagtgtgcatctactcatggacgagagctttgtgactgtgacagtgtgagatgtaaGCATCATTGGCGTTCTCCTCGATTGAGTTATAGTACTAGGTGAGGTAGCAGTAAATGCGGATCTCCTTCTGCACAACGATACGTAAAGCAGGTGTAgtttagtagaaagaaaatagctgcTGCATTAAGCATGAATGAAACTCAGAAtaaggtctgtgaattatcttgagtaacttgctgtgactttttcaaatgtatttttttggtgtttgagCAAAACAAGGGGTACCATCTAGTTCAATTAttttagagagaaggcagacgtctctacgGCCGTTATCTCCAAACCTCGGCAAATCGCACATAAACAATGTGAATTTGAAGATAGCgctacaggtgagaggaagagtatgtatttttattttctgggtAACTGTCCATTTAAACAGCACACATCTCTTCACTCCTTGAGATTGAGTTATTGTGTCTTTGTTCAGGTCCACAAGATGCTGGCTGAGTTCCGTCTCATCCCGGGGCTCAATAACCTGTTTGACAAGCTGATCTGGAGGAAATACACTGCCTCAAATCATGTGGTCCATGGACAGAATGAGAACTGCGACTGTAGTCCTGTATGAACGTTTAAAAGTCTCCTTGGGAAATGGCACTGGGTAAATAAAGGAAATGTTTCAAGTTTGCCTTTAACACTATTTATTCTCCTTGTGCAGGAAATATCCTTCAAAATCCAGTTTTTGCGGCTACTTCAGAGTTTCAGTGATCACCATGAGTAAGTGACCCTTAATTGAATTACCTCGGGGCTGAATTCTCCCTTTAAggtatgtttgttgttttaaaatgtctaacTTGTCTTTCAGGAACAAATACCTACTGCTGAACAGCCAGGAGCTGAATGAACTTAGTGCCATATCCATGAAGGCTAACATCCCTGAGGTAGAAGCACTGGTCAACACAGACAGAAGCTTAGTGTGCGATGGGAAGAAGGGCCTCCTCACACGCCTCCTCACGGTCATGAAGAGGGAACCTCCAGACTCGTCATTCAGGTCAGCATCACGTAGGCTAAAGATTAAGATGCAGGAGATAAAGATGATGATGGATTCGCAAGTGTCAGTCTTGTTGAGAGAGTCTCCACCAGGCAGCACCAGGCGCTCTGCTATTGATTAAAGGATTTTTCAAGATTTGTTCTGCTTCAGTTACTTTTGCTTTCTATAGCTTTGCTGAAGCTTTCTGTTGCGTTTGTAGATTCTGGCAAGCAAGAGCAGTGGAAAGTTTTCTCAGAGGAGCCACCTCTTATGCAGACCAAATGTTCCTCTTGAAGAGGGGACTACTAGAGGTAAAACTAAGAGCACAGATGCTTTCATCATCCATTAAGGCGGTCAGTCAGCATTGCTCAGAGCTGTCACTGATGAATGGGTTCTCATTGTTGACGTATGTCCTCGACAGCACATCCTGTTTTGCATCATAGACAGTGGCTGCACATCTCGAGATGTCCTACAGAGCTACTTTGATCTGCTCGGAGAGCTCATGAAGTTCAACATTGATGCCTTCAAAAGATTCAACAAATATGTCAACACTCCAGAGAAGGTACAGTATATGCTGAGctgacaaaatttaaatttgacatcCATTTCTTAGCTTGTGTGGTGGATTTAATTGTTTGAAATCTCTTGTAGTTTCAGACCTTCCTGACGCAGATCAACAGTTCCCTGGTGGACTCCAACATGCTGGTGCGCTGCATCGTCCTTTCATTGGACCGCTTTGAGAGCCAGACCGAAGATGTCAAAGGTAACATGGGATGGAAAGTTCTCACATGAAGATTAGTTTATCAGAGAACAGGTAAAAGAGAAGTTAAagaaagtatttctttaatttggattgattgttgatttttgaaaagttaGATGTAGGCGTTGTGCATGCACTTGTtcctgttttgaaaaatgtaaaatatggggaaataaaaataaaaatcacgaAAAAAAGTCATCAAGGAGTGACAGGGtatattataaaacatttctccataaaaatctgaaaacactaTTTAGATGTATAAAGACATGCAGTTTATAAAACGGACATACATCACACTAcatacttttttactttctgcCAACTCTACAGGACATTACTTTCGCCTCTGACCTTAGTGATCACAGTGCTCTTTCTTCCTTAAAGATAGGATCAggattgtttttaaaacaattcatAGACTCATTAAAGTTATCCatctcagtcatcacttatgactactagaagtgtgtgtggtggtgtatttttctaCATTCTGCTGgtattttcctattttctgtgttttggacATTTAGGGACAGGTGAGGTTTGGATTTTATATAAAGGTAACAAACGGTTGCCAGACTAAAAGCAGCATGCGTCAAAGATACACTGTAccggggcgcccagtagctcagttggtagagctggCGTCACATGTACACAGGCTTAGTCCTCGCCACGGCCGTGGCTTTgattccggcctcggccctttgcttcGTGTCATCCGCTCGCTCTTCCCCTTTTACACTTCTACtttcctgtccattaaaggctaaaagtcccaaaaaataatctttgaaaaagaaaaatatacacaatacCAAAACCTCCCACAAACATAGcgaggcaaaatgccaaacaagaTTGAATCTGGGGCTggttaatatttttacttttgctgaTGAACATCTTTAAAACTAGTAACAGACAATCCTGCATACTATACTGTTTAAAGGCACTGATGTGATCATCAGaatgtttaaaacacaatatacaAAAAAGAACACTAAATACTAccaaaaacatgtacaaaactaAAAGTGAAGTCACTGAAAAGTGAAGTAACAAACTTAGGATGAAAGAGCAGTGTGTCCACTGAGGTTGTTGACAGAAAGTAAACAGACGTTGAGCTCGTGAAACAGATTTATATGTCACTTCATTGTGTTTATAGAGAATAGtgttttcagatcattttctgtTCGATGGTCACgctgaaaaaccaaaacaatagaaaaatacTCACCTTTTTTGAAGATCACATATAGATGGAGGTGCTTTTGctatagtttttttctgtatttccctCAGTGGTGGAGGTACTCTCTGAATGCTGTCTGCTGTCCTACATGGCCAGAGTTGAGAACAGGCTTTCCTTCCTCTTCAGACTGATCAACATCATCAACGTACAGACTCTCACACAGgtcttgtttcattttcactttcttttcagATAAACTCTCTGTTCAAGAATAAGAAATTATTGGAcagatttaacaaaataaattccAGACTATGTTAGTGTAAACTTAAAGTAACGTCAACTAtctgcatccatccatcctatTTCTCCTGCAGGAGAATGTGAGCTGTTTAAACACCAGTTTGGTGATCTTGATGCTGGCCAGAAGAAAGGCTAAACTGCCCTTCTACCTCAATGCCCTGCGAGAGAAGGAGTACGCTGAGAAGTACCCAGGCTGCCTGCTCAACAACTTCCACAACCTACTGCGCTTCTGGCAGCGCCACTACCTCAATAAGGACAAAGACAGCACCTGTCTGGAGAATGTGAGTAGCTCTCAGTATTTCCTCAACACAGTTGAAGCATCGCTAAATATCTTCATTTCAAGAAAGTCTACACAAGCAGCAAATCAGCAGCACGATGTGCGAGTCCTCTCAATGTCTACTGTTTGCAGTCAGTTACTTGTCTGtcaaacatacaaaacattCTCACAGGGAAATCACATAAGCGAATGCTGGGAAAAACAATGGCCTTAAGTGTGCTGCGTCACAGTCATGTGCGTTATGGAAACACATCTGGTACTTCTTGCTTAGACCTTCAAGTTCATTTAAGTGAGGTGGAGAAATCCCAAGAAACAggagttttaaaaagcagctgagtTGTATTCTGTATAGACAAGACATGCATTTTAGGAAAGGTGTGGAGTGTTAGAAGTAGGACTACCTTCCCACAGCAGGAAATATTTCAAgaatccaggaaatgtccttATTTTCCATTATAGAAAAGTGGTTGATCCTTATGATTCCTGAAGACAAATTCAAATTCCCTTCTCACTACTAAACAGAAACTCACAAGTATCTTCGAAGAGGTCCATTCTTCAAAATGTAATGTGTGAAAGAGagtagaaatttaaaaaaaactctcaatgACATTTTCCTTATCTACTGGGCATCCTCAGCTGAATACTCATGTGCATCTACAAAATGGCTGCACACAGAAAGCCTAAAAATAAGACATGAAAGACAAGAAGACttataaaatgtgatgaaaaaacatgtcatgtaAAGTCAACCAACTGTTTGTGATATGAAAGTGTTCGCTTATAGTCACATCACACCAAATCTGCTGTCCCCCTCAGCTGACTTtgttcattttaacatttttctcttcatttttttggttttactgcTCACAACTTTAGTTTTATTGCCCTCACTGCTCTCATCAGttttgtttccagctgcagcagcagatgttttcagTGTGAAAGCTCTGCTAGATCCCCTGTATGTTACTGGCCCTTCACCAAACCGCAGACACATCAAGTTAGTGAACAttgtggagcatttagcagctaaagatcAAGATATTTTTCTCCAGAGCTGGGTAGGGCCAAAACATTCATTAGTGTGGACAGGAAACCAACTCCAAATTTATACTAATGTTGCTCTGCTGTCTGCTCTGGATGTGTAATAAGCCAACTGTTTGCAAATGAGTTAGCCATA
This DNA window, taken from Plectropomus leopardus isolate mb chromosome 2, YSFRI_Pleo_2.0, whole genome shotgun sequence, encodes the following:
- the trpc4apa gene encoding transient receptor potential cation channel, subfamily C, member 4 associated protein a translates to MATLLGSESPCIGGKRRHCSSNIVTKITASKITGQSFSRGTQLPGGLLQERDKRAKWHGIPTLLQRLYESSHPNSDLSHAHSFLKVLSSQLSMEAMSFVTEDRKTAQESTFPNTYTFDLFGGVDLLVEILMRPTLTMQKKKPNMNDDLVKDCLSVLYNCCICTEGVTKSLAARDDFVLFLFTLMTNKKTFLQTATLIEDILGVKKEMIQLEGIPNLSGLVQSFDQQQLANFCRILSVTISEPDVGNDDKHTLLAKNAQQKRNASPSRAEVNQVTLLNIPGFIERLCKLATRKVSEATGANFLQELEDWYTWLDNALVLDALMQMATEEAEQSTESSDESSLATSPLRHRLPQSMKIVHEIMYKVEVLYVLCVLLMGRQRNQVHKMLAEFRLIPGLNNLFDKLIWRKYTASNHVVHGQNENCDCSPEISFKIQFLRLLQSFSDHHENKYLLLNSQELNELSAISMKANIPEVEALVNTDRSLVCDGKKGLLTRLLTVMKREPPDSSFRFWQARAVESFLRGATSYADQMFLLKRGLLEHILFCIIDSGCTSRDVLQSYFDLLGELMKFNIDAFKRFNKYVNTPEKFQTFLTQINSSLVDSNMLVRCIVLSLDRFESQTEDVKVVEVLSECCLLSYMARVENRLSFLFRLINIINVQTLTQENVSCLNTSLVILMLARRKAKLPFYLNALREKEYAEKYPGCLLNNFHNLLRFWQRHYLNKDKDSTCLENSSCIPFSYWKETVSVLLGSDRTSLCAIASYIDEPFMDLDRDLLED